A genomic segment from Triticum dicoccoides isolate Atlit2015 ecotype Zavitan chromosome 1A, WEW_v2.0, whole genome shotgun sequence encodes:
- the LOC119283845 gene encoding uncharacterized protein LOC119283845, producing MPPPRGSRPAGCNGGSMLRLLVVASLCCGCFVVGRWGSGVLRPDSGRMAGAAIYAGDLDGYHHGGGRRRLLAGGPGPGSHPPRCTSKCGSCSPCVPVHVSVPPGVLVTTEYYPVAWRCKCRDRLYMP from the exons ATGCCGCCACCCAGGGGGAGCCGGCCGGCGGGGTGCAACGGCGGATCTATGCTACGGCTGCTCGTCGTCGCCTCCCTCTGCTGCGGTTGCTTCGTCGTCGGGCGCTGGGGGAGCGGCGTGCTCCGGCCGG ATTCTGGGAGGATGGCAGGAGCAGCGATCTACGCCGGTGATCTG GACGGCTACCACCATGGGGGCGGCAGGCGGCGGCTGCTGGCCGGGGGCCCCGGCCCCGGGTCGCACCCGCCGCGGTGCACGTCCAAGTGCGGCAGCTGCAGCCCGTGCGTGCCCGTGCACGTGTCCGTGCCGCCGGGCGTGCTGGTCACCACGGAGTACTACCCGGTGGCGTGGCGCTGCAAGTGCCGCGACCGCCTCTACATGCCGTGA